A genome region from Lonchura striata isolate bLonStr1 chromosome 36, bLonStr1.mat, whole genome shotgun sequence includes the following:
- the SSR4 gene encoding translocon-associated protein subunit delta produces MAGAGALPLLLLLLAAAGAAGEPCPEPTIAPSYYTTSDAVIASESVFVVEISLVCKNGAQNVALYADVNGKQFPVTRGQDVGRYQVSWSLEHRQAHSGTYEVKFFDEESYSALRKAQRNNEDVSRIRPLFTVNVDHRGAWNGPWVSTEVVAAAIGLVVYYLAFSTKSSIQA; encoded by the exons ATGGCGGGCGCCGGGGCGctcccgctgctgctgctgctgctggcggcggccggggccgcgg GTGAGCCGTGCCCCGAGCCCACCATCGCCCCCTCCTACTACACCACCTCGGACGCCGTCATCGCCTCCGAGAGCGTGTTCGTGGTGGAGATCTCCCTGGTCTGCAAGAACGGCGCCCAG AACGTGGCTCTGTACGCGGACGTGAACGGGAAGCAGTTCCCGGTGACCCGGGGGCAGGACGTGGGCAGGTACCAG gTGTCCTGGAGCCTGGAGCACCGCCAGGCCCACTCGGGCACCTACGAGGTGAAGTTCTTCGACGAGGAGTCCTACAGCGCCCTGCGCAAG gcccagcggaACAACGAGGACGTCTCGCGGATCCGGCCGCTCTTCACCGTCAACGTCGACCacagg GGGGCCTGGAACGGGCCCTGGGTGTCCACGGAGGTGGTGGCGGCTGCCATCGGGCTCGTGGTTTATTACCTGGCCTTCAGCACCAAGAGCAGCATCCAGGcctaa